The Kitasatospora sp. NBC_00374 genome has a segment encoding these proteins:
- a CDS encoding ABC transporter family substrate-binding protein → MKHTRIPVALVATIAAASLSLTACSSSKSGGGDAAPAKSEAPKMTQRAINEKDRADLKQGGTLNWAIDQLSSQWSPLEADGNEVSTTDVMKALMPTFWRSDAGGVQTVNKDYLLDAKAETKDGKQVVTWTLNPKAKWSDGAAITWKDIEANWKAQNGSNPDFKATSTTGFDQVESVVKGADDYQAVMTFKAPFSEWQALFNNAANAPLFPASQVATPELFNTAYADKIPVTAGPFKLDKIDQTAKTVTVVADPNWWGQKPLLEKIVYKAMDTNTMPQAFQNGEIDFYNNGPDASGFKQIQATPDGEVREAGGPNFRHFMLNGKSPMLTDAKVRQAIFKAIDRETIAKSDLNGLGWPAAAMNNHFLVPNQNGYKDNSDGLSKFDPEAAKKMLDEAGWKLEGDVRKKDGKELALKFVIPAGVTVATNEGSMLTQMLQQVGIKVTIFTAPSNEFFDKYIYKFDFDMTAFSLIGTPFPASSSTGNFKSDGASNYSQVGSPELDKAMEDAGKAQTTDAATAAINKADAEAWKVAALVTLYQRPAIYGVKKNVANLGAPGLSDYIYENIGFTK, encoded by the coding sequence TTGAAGCACACCCGGATCCCGGTCGCGCTGGTCGCCACCATCGCCGCCGCCTCGCTCTCCCTCACGGCCTGCTCCAGCAGCAAGTCGGGTGGCGGGGACGCCGCTCCCGCCAAGTCCGAGGCCCCGAAGATGACCCAGCGGGCCATCAACGAGAAGGACCGCGCGGACCTGAAGCAGGGCGGCACCCTCAACTGGGCGATCGACCAGCTCTCCTCGCAGTGGAGCCCGCTGGAGGCCGACGGCAACGAGGTCTCCACGACGGATGTCATGAAGGCGCTCATGCCGACCTTCTGGCGTTCCGACGCCGGTGGCGTCCAGACCGTGAACAAGGACTACCTGCTCGACGCCAAGGCGGAGACCAAGGACGGCAAGCAGGTCGTCACCTGGACCCTCAACCCGAAGGCGAAGTGGTCCGACGGCGCCGCGATCACCTGGAAGGACATCGAGGCCAACTGGAAGGCCCAGAACGGCAGCAACCCCGACTTCAAGGCCACCTCGACCACCGGTTTCGACCAGGTCGAGAGCGTCGTCAAGGGTGCTGACGACTACCAGGCGGTCATGACCTTCAAGGCTCCGTTCTCGGAGTGGCAGGCGCTGTTCAACAACGCCGCCAACGCGCCGCTCTTCCCGGCCAGCCAGGTCGCCACCCCGGAGCTGTTCAACACGGCCTACGCGGACAAGATCCCGGTCACCGCCGGTCCGTTCAAGCTGGACAAGATCGACCAGACCGCGAAGACCGTCACCGTGGTGGCCGACCCCAACTGGTGGGGCCAGAAGCCGCTGCTGGAGAAGATCGTCTACAAGGCCATGGACACCAACACCATGCCGCAGGCGTTCCAGAACGGTGAGATCGACTTCTACAACAACGGCCCGGACGCCTCCGGCTTCAAGCAGATCCAGGCGACCCCGGACGGCGAGGTCCGCGAGGCCGGCGGCCCGAACTTCCGCCACTTCATGCTCAACGGCAAGTCCCCGATGCTGACCGACGCCAAGGTCCGTCAGGCCATCTTCAAGGCGATCGACCGCGAGACCATCGCCAAGTCGGACCTGAACGGTCTCGGCTGGCCGGCCGCGGCGATGAACAACCACTTCCTGGTGCCGAACCAGAACGGTTACAAGGACAACTCGGACGGTCTGAGCAAGTTCGACCCCGAGGCTGCCAAGAAGATGCTGGACGAGGCGGGCTGGAAGCTCGAGGGCGACGTCCGCAAGAAGGACGGCAAGGAGCTCGCGCTCAAGTTCGTCATCCCGGCGGGCGTGACCGTGGCCACCAACGAGGGCTCGATGCTCACCCAGATGCTGCAGCAGGTCGGCATCAAGGTGACCATCTTCACCGCCCCGTCGAACGAGTTCTTCGACAAGTACATCTACAAGTTCGACTTCGACATGACCGCCTTCTCGCTCATCGGCACCCCGTTCCCGGCCAGCTCCTCGACCGGTAACTTCAAGAGCGACGGCGCCTCCAACTACAGCCAGGTCGGCAGCCCCGAGCTGGACAAGGCGATGGAGGACGCCGGCAAGGCCCAGACCACCGACGCCGCGACCGCCGCGATCAACAAGGCCGACGCGGAGGCCTGGAAGGTCGCCGCCCTGGTCACCCTGTACCAGCGTCCCGCGATCTACGGTGTGAAGAAGAACGTCGCCAACCTCGGCGCCCCGGGCCTCTCGGACTACATCTACGAGAACATCGGCTTCACCAAGTGA
- a CDS encoding ABC transporter ATP-binding protein: protein MTFSGASPIGPAAAPEEVAFVHHVPKGEPILEVRDLVKHFPLTKGVLFKKHVGAVKAVDGVSFDLMQGETLGIVGESGCGKSTLAKVLMNLEPATAGSVRYKGEEISRLSGAGLKAVRRNIQMVFQDPYTSLNPRMTVGDIIGEPYEIHPEVAPKGDRRKAVQDLLDVVGLNPEYINRYPHQFSGGQRQRIGIARGLALKPEIIICDEPVSALDVSVQAQVINLLEQLQTEFNLSYMFIAHDLSIVRHISDRVGVMYLGRVVEIGSDAEIYEHATHPYTQALLSAVPVPDPRARESRDRIVLSGDVPSPANPPSGCRFRTRCWKAQERCAAEVPALVAREWLQGLASHDSACHFAAEREAEND, encoded by the coding sequence ATGACGTTTAGCGGAGCCAGCCCGATCGGTCCGGCGGCGGCGCCGGAGGAGGTCGCCTTCGTCCATCACGTGCCCAAGGGGGAGCCGATCCTGGAGGTGCGCGACCTGGTCAAGCACTTCCCGCTGACGAAGGGCGTCCTGTTCAAGAAGCACGTCGGGGCGGTCAAGGCGGTCGACGGGGTCTCCTTCGACCTGATGCAGGGCGAGACGCTGGGCATCGTGGGGGAGTCGGGCTGCGGCAAGTCGACGCTGGCCAAGGTGCTGATGAACCTGGAGCCGGCGACCGCGGGGTCCGTGCGGTACAAGGGGGAGGAGATCTCGCGGCTCAGCGGGGCCGGGCTGAAGGCCGTGCGCCGCAACATCCAGATGGTGTTCCAGGACCCGTACACCTCGCTCAACCCGCGGATGACGGTCGGCGACATCATCGGCGAGCCGTACGAGATCCACCCGGAGGTGGCGCCCAAGGGCGACCGCCGCAAGGCCGTCCAGGACCTGCTGGACGTGGTGGGTCTCAACCCGGAGTACATCAACCGGTACCCGCACCAGTTCTCCGGCGGCCAGCGCCAGCGCATCGGGATCGCCCGGGGCCTGGCGCTCAAGCCGGAGATCATCATCTGCGACGAGCCGGTCTCCGCGCTCGACGTGTCGGTGCAGGCGCAGGTGATCAACCTGCTGGAGCAGCTGCAGACCGAGTTCAACCTGTCGTACATGTTCATCGCGCACGACCTCTCCATCGTGCGGCACATCTCCGACCGGGTCGGCGTGATGTACCTGGGCCGGGTGGTGGAGATCGGCTCGGACGCCGAGATCTACGAGCACGCCACCCACCCGTACACCCAGGCGCTGCTGTCGGCGGTGCCGGTGCCCGACCCGAGGGCTCGGGAGTCCCGGGACCGGATCGTGCTGTCGGGCGACGTGCCCTCGCCGGCCAACCCGCCCTCCGGGTGCCGGTTCCGCACCCGCTGCTGGAAGGCCCAGGAGCGCTGCGCCGCCGAGGTGCCGGCGCTGGTCGCGCGGGAGTGGCTGCAGGGCCTGGCGTCCCACGACTCGGCCTGCCACTTCGCGGCCGAGCGGGAGGCCGAGAACGACTGA
- a CDS encoding ABC transporter permease — MGRYLLRRLGQMVFVLLGATLILFACLFVIPGDPVGSLGGSERARDPAVVKQLREQYGLDKPLIVQYGTYVGKLVQGDMGEDYTQRRQVSEILMPKLVNTSKLAVAAMAIDVLLGAAVGTLAALKRYSFLDTVVTLVTTLLVGFPTFVIGMLMLNLFAVQLKWVPVIGDPSDPVQLILPSVTLAIIDAALVARLMRGTMLEVLRADYVKTAIAKGVPKRQVLLKHVMRNSVIPVVTYIGISFGGLMGGAIITETIFNWDGVGMAMSTAIQQQNNPIVVAVATWTVAIFVLLNLLVDLLYAMLDPRIRLS; from the coding sequence ATGGGCAGATATCTCCTGCGAAGGCTCGGCCAGATGGTGTTCGTGCTGCTCGGCGCGACGCTGATCCTGTTCGCCTGCCTGTTCGTCATCCCCGGGGACCCGGTCGGATCGCTGGGCGGCAGCGAGCGCGCCCGCGACCCCGCCGTGGTCAAGCAGCTGCGTGAGCAGTACGGGCTCGACAAGCCGCTGATCGTCCAGTACGGCACGTACGTGGGCAAGCTGGTCCAGGGCGACATGGGCGAGGACTACACCCAGCGCCGTCAGGTCTCCGAGATCCTGATGCCCAAGCTGGTCAACACCTCCAAGCTCGCGGTCGCCGCGATGGCCATCGACGTCCTGCTGGGCGCGGCCGTCGGAACGCTCGCGGCGCTCAAGCGGTACTCGTTCCTGGACACCGTCGTCACGCTGGTCACCACCCTGCTGGTCGGGTTCCCGACCTTCGTGATCGGCATGCTGATGCTCAACCTCTTCGCCGTGCAGCTCAAATGGGTGCCGGTGATCGGTGATCCGAGCGATCCCGTCCAGCTGATCCTGCCCTCCGTGACGCTGGCCATCATCGACGCGGCCCTGGTCGCCCGGCTGATGCGCGGCACCATGCTGGAGGTCCTGCGGGCCGACTACGTCAAGACGGCGATCGCCAAGGGCGTCCCCAAGCGGCAGGTGCTGCTCAAGCACGTGATGCGCAACTCGGTGATCCCGGTGGTCACGTACATCGGCATCTCGTTCGGCGGCCTGATGGGCGGCGCGATCATCACCGAGACCATCTTCAACTGGGACGGCGTCGGCATGGCGATGTCCACCGCGATCCAGCAGCAGAACAACCCGATCGTGGTGGCGGTGGCCACCTGGACGGTGGCGATCTTCGTGCTGCTCAACCTGCTGGTGGACCTGCTGTACGCGATGCTCGACCCCCGCATCAGGCTGAGCTGA
- a CDS encoding ABC transporter permease, with protein sequence MTDETTTAELKKDVPAQRGSTEGAEPAVKVVKEWQEIWHRFAANRLALVGLVLVVGLLVTAAFAPWIAPYDPLKQNLMNTLQQPTAEHLFGTDILGRDQLSRVIYGARIAVFVGLVSIILTLVIGIVLGAIAGYFGRFYDTLVMRTADVFFAFPLLIGSIIIITVTGRGVWPVVLSLAIFGWATVARLLRSSVLSAREMDYVHAARALGAGHLRVIMRHILPNSIAPVIIFGTFNVGLAVVAEAALSYLGVGVSPEVPEWGNMLASGRGFIGVYDYMWTLPSLAVVLTSLGFIFVGDGVRDALDPKLR encoded by the coding sequence ATGACTGACGAGACAACAACCGCCGAGCTGAAGAAGGACGTTCCCGCGCAGCGCGGCTCCACCGAGGGCGCCGAGCCGGCCGTCAAGGTGGTCAAGGAGTGGCAGGAGATCTGGCACCGCTTCGCCGCCAACCGGCTCGCCCTGGTCGGGCTGGTGCTGGTGGTGGGCCTGCTGGTCACCGCGGCCTTCGCCCCCTGGATCGCACCGTACGACCCGCTCAAGCAGAACCTCATGAACACCCTCCAGCAGCCCACCGCCGAGCACCTGTTCGGCACCGACATCCTCGGCCGCGACCAGCTGTCCCGGGTCATCTACGGGGCCCGGATCGCGGTCTTCGTGGGTCTGGTGTCGATCATCCTGACCCTGGTGATCGGCATCGTGCTGGGCGCGATAGCCGGCTACTTCGGCCGGTTCTACGACACGCTGGTGATGCGGACCGCGGACGTCTTCTTCGCCTTCCCGCTGCTGATCGGCTCGATCATCATCATCACCGTCACCGGGCGCGGCGTCTGGCCGGTGGTGCTGTCACTGGCGATCTTCGGATGGGCCACCGTCGCGCGCCTGCTGCGCAGTTCGGTGCTGTCCGCCCGGGAGATGGACTACGTGCACGCGGCCCGCGCGCTGGGCGCCGGGCACCTGCGGGTGATCATGCGGCACATCCTGCCCAACTCGATCGCGCCGGTGATCATCTTCGGCACCTTCAACGTCGGACTCGCGGTGGTCGCCGAGGCCGCGCTGTCCTACCTCGGTGTGGGCGTCAGCCCCGAGGTCCCCGAGTGGGGCAACATGCTCGCCTCGGGCCGGGGCTTCATCGGCGTGTACGACTACATGTGGACCCTGCCCTCGCTCGCGGTGGTGCTCACCTCGCTGGGCTTCATCTTCGTCGGCGACGGGGTCCGCGACGCTCTCGACCCGAAGCTGCGGTGA
- a CDS encoding ABC transporter substrate-binding protein: protein MRWTVVAASTVLAVAACSNNGSSGDGGAKPTQANNAPAKDGGTFRLGIVEPTAIDPYNTQESEGTLVTQALFTGLTSVDADGKLSNALAESRTPNDDCSAWSFKIKSGTTFSNGEPVDAEAFIRGWTRAAAKDAASDVAYHMAEIDGFDKLQDGSATTFSGLSAPDATTLNVKLAIKDCEFDLRTFHTVFSPVTKDAGAATNKTYNDQPIGNGPFKLDGPWQHNSKITLVRNDSYGLTKAHVDRVEISILNSANADQLEYQGFQAGQFDWARMPTEQLGAAKAVYESKGEFLNWDANGMNYILPITFNGPLKSKEAREAVSYAIDRDAIVSGVFKGFRNKATTLVPPAFKDAYQPGVCASCGKQDKDKAKELAAKAGLTPGTKLYFGYNTGGGHDAWVQAVAQQLKEVLGLDVQIDGIPFKELLKKEQGPEATGLYRAAWGADYPTPGNFLNPLLSTSAINEDPATHNVQGDNRGRYSNPAFDALLAKATGSKDQAERNKLYQQAEKLAIGEDLALIPLWNRTQQRVANTDKWVNLSYDFNENPTLSKVSQK, encoded by the coding sequence ATGCGATGGACAGTGGTGGCGGCATCCACCGTCCTGGCTGTGGCCGCCTGCAGCAACAACGGGAGCTCCGGTGACGGTGGCGCCAAGCCGACCCAGGCCAACAACGCGCCCGCCAAGGACGGCGGTACGTTCCGACTGGGCATTGTCGAGCCGACCGCGATCGACCCGTACAACACTCAGGAGTCCGAGGGAACCCTGGTCACCCAGGCCCTGTTCACCGGTCTGACCAGCGTCGACGCCGACGGCAAGCTCTCCAACGCGCTGGCCGAGAGCCGCACCCCGAACGACGACTGCAGCGCCTGGTCGTTCAAGATCAAGAGCGGTACCACCTTCAGCAACGGCGAGCCGGTGGACGCCGAGGCGTTCATCCGCGGCTGGACCCGCGCCGCCGCCAAGGACGCCGCCTCCGACGTCGCGTACCACATGGCCGAGATCGACGGCTTCGACAAGCTCCAGGACGGCTCCGCCACCACCTTCTCCGGCCTGTCCGCGCCCGACGCCACCACCCTCAACGTCAAACTCGCCATCAAGGACTGCGAGTTCGACCTGCGGACCTTCCACACCGTGTTCAGCCCGGTGACCAAGGACGCCGGCGCGGCCACCAACAAGACCTACAACGACCAGCCGATCGGCAACGGCCCGTTCAAGCTGGACGGCCCCTGGCAGCACAACAGCAAGATCACCCTGGTCCGCAACGACAGCTACGGGCTGACCAAGGCGCACGTCGACCGGGTCGAGATCTCCATCCTCAACTCGGCCAACGCCGACCAGCTGGAGTACCAGGGCTTCCAGGCCGGCCAGTTCGACTGGGCCCGGATGCCCACCGAGCAGCTCGGCGCGGCCAAGGCGGTCTACGAGTCCAAGGGCGAGTTCCTGAACTGGGACGCCAACGGCATGAACTACATCCTGCCGATCACCTTCAACGGCCCGCTGAAGAGCAAGGAGGCCCGCGAGGCGGTCTCCTACGCGATCGACCGGGACGCCATCGTCAGCGGTGTGTTCAAGGGCTTCCGCAACAAGGCCACCACGCTCGTCCCGCCGGCGTTCAAGGACGCCTACCAGCCGGGCGTCTGCGCCAGCTGCGGCAAGCAGGACAAGGACAAGGCCAAGGAGCTCGCGGCCAAGGCCGGCCTGACCCCCGGCACCAAGCTGTACTTCGGCTACAACACCGGCGGCGGCCACGACGCCTGGGTCCAGGCCGTGGCGCAGCAGCTGAAGGAGGTCCTCGGCCTGGACGTCCAGATCGACGGCATCCCGTTCAAGGAGCTGCTGAAGAAGGAGCAGGGCCCGGAGGCCACCGGCCTGTACCGCGCGGCGTGGGGCGCCGACTACCCGACCCCCGGCAACTTCCTGAACCCGCTGCTGTCCACCTCGGCGATCAACGAGGACCCGGCCACCCACAACGTCCAGGGCGACAACCGCGGCCGCTACAGCAACCCGGCCTTCGACGCCCTGCTGGCGAAGGCCACCGGCTCCAAGGACCAGGCCGAGCGCAACAAGCTCTACCAGCAGGCCGAGAAGCTCGCGATCGGTGAGGACCTGGCGCTGATCCCGCTGTGGAACCGCACCCAGCAGCGGGTGGCCAACACCGACAAGTGGGTCAACCTGTCCTACGACTTCAACGAGAACCCGACCCTGTCGAAGGTCTCGCAGAAGTAA
- a CDS encoding ABC transporter ATP-binding protein: MDKAVQDGPAVELRQDGAEPALLQVDDLQVEFVTRDGIARAVNGVSYSVGAGETLAVLGESGSGKSVTAQAIMGILDTPPGRISGGRVLYKGEDLLTMPEERRRSIRGRKIAMIFQDALSALNPVFSVGWQLGEVFRVHEGMSKKDSLAKAVELMDRVRIPAARQRVTDYPHQFSGGMRQRIMIAMALALGPDLIIADEPTTALDVTVQAQVMDLLAELQAEYRMGLILITHDLGVVADVADKIAVMYAGRIVETAPVHELYGNPAHPYTKGLLRSIPRLDQKGQDLYAIQGLPPSLLHLPTGCSFNPRCEQATDLCRSDRPLLQPVLDEDGGELAGRRSACHFWKETLRG, encoded by the coding sequence ATGGACAAGGCAGTACAGGACGGCCCGGCCGTGGAACTGCGGCAGGACGGCGCCGAGCCGGCCCTGCTCCAGGTCGACGACCTGCAGGTCGAGTTCGTGACCCGGGACGGCATCGCCCGGGCGGTGAACGGCGTCAGCTACAGCGTCGGCGCGGGGGAGACCCTGGCGGTGCTGGGCGAGTCCGGATCGGGCAAGTCGGTGACCGCACAGGCGATCATGGGCATCCTGGACACCCCGCCCGGCCGGATCAGCGGCGGCCGGGTGCTCTACAAGGGTGAGGACCTGCTCACCATGCCGGAGGAACGGCGCCGGTCGATCCGCGGCCGGAAGATCGCGATGATCTTCCAGGACGCGCTGTCGGCGCTCAACCCCGTCTTCTCGGTGGGCTGGCAGCTCGGTGAGGTCTTCCGGGTGCACGAGGGGATGTCCAAGAAGGACTCCCTGGCCAAGGCCGTGGAGCTGATGGACCGGGTGCGGATCCCGGCCGCCAGGCAGCGGGTCACCGACTACCCGCACCAGTTCTCCGGCGGTATGCGTCAGCGCATCATGATCGCGATGGCGCTGGCCCTGGGACCCGACCTGATCATCGCGGACGAGCCCACCACCGCGCTGGACGTCACCGTCCAGGCGCAGGTGATGGACCTGCTCGCCGAGCTGCAGGCCGAGTACCGGATGGGCCTGATCCTGATCACCCACGACCTCGGCGTGGTCGCCGACGTCGCGGACAAGATCGCCGTGATGTACGCCGGCCGGATCGTCGAGACCGCCCCCGTCCACGAGCTCTACGGCAACCCGGCGCACCCCTACACCAAGGGCCTGCTCCGCTCCATCCCGCGGCTGGACCAGAAGGGCCAGGACCTGTACGCCATCCAGGGCCTGCCCCCGAGCCTGCTGCACCTGCCGACGGGCTGCTCCTTCAACCCGCGCTGCGAGCAGGCCACCGACCTCTGCCGGAGCGACCGGCCGCTGCTGCAGCCCGTACTGGACGAGGACGGCGGCGAGCTCGCGGGCCGCCGCAGCGCCTGCCACTTCTGGAAGGAGACCCTCCGTGGCTGA
- a CDS encoding dipeptide ABC transporter ATP-binding protein — protein MTDTRLDKSQPVLEVTDLHVSFPSEAGEVRAVRGVSYAVRPGEVLGIVGESGSGKSVSSMAVLGLLPESAEVSGSIKLNGRELLGLSDNELSKIRGKDIGMVFQDPLSALTPVYSIGTQIIEALRIHQDMTKEQARTRAIELLDVVGIPDPRRRVDNFPHEFSGGMRQRAMIAMTIANDPKVIIADEPTTALDVTIQAQVLEVLKKAQDVTGAAIVMITHDLGVIAGFADRVQVMYAGKPVESGAVDEVYYAPRMPYTIGLLGSIPRLDNTERRALTPIEGTPPSMVELPQGCPFAARCPIAIERCREVEPMLSIKEGNTHPTACHRSHELAGSLDPATIYPVPEIPAPVAAARLPREERPKVLELDGLTKHFPLTQGAVIKRKVGVVKAVDGITLDIREGETLGLVGESGCGKTTTLLEILDLPSGQAGTVTVFGKDVRGLGRADRKSLRRDMQIVFQDPMAALDARMPIGDILAEPLKTHGWAKDRIAARVPELLEMVGLNPDHADRYPQEFSGGQRQRISIARALALEPKLVILDEPVSALDVSIQAGVLNLLDELKAKLGLSYLFVAHDLSVVRHIADRIAVMYLGRIVELGDSESIFDAPSHPYTQALLSAVPLPDPRRERERTRILLTGDLPSPANVPSGCRFRNRCPKYLTLSEGEQQRCRDEDPANSSLATDHVAACHYAAALEVI, from the coding sequence GTGACCGACACCCGGCTGGACAAGTCTCAGCCCGTTCTCGAAGTGACGGACCTTCACGTCTCCTTCCCCAGCGAGGCCGGCGAGGTGCGCGCGGTGCGCGGTGTCTCGTACGCCGTCCGCCCGGGCGAGGTGCTCGGCATCGTGGGTGAGTCCGGCTCCGGCAAGTCGGTCTCCTCGATGGCGGTGCTGGGCCTGCTGCCCGAGAGCGCCGAGGTCTCCGGCTCGATCAAGCTGAACGGCCGCGAGCTGCTCGGCCTCTCCGACAACGAGCTGTCGAAGATCCGCGGCAAGGACATCGGCATGGTCTTCCAGGACCCGCTGTCCGCGCTCACCCCGGTCTACTCGATCGGCACCCAGATCATCGAGGCGCTGCGGATCCACCAGGACATGACCAAGGAGCAGGCCCGCACCCGGGCGATCGAACTGCTCGACGTGGTCGGCATCCCGGACCCGAGGCGCCGGGTGGACAACTTCCCGCACGAGTTCTCCGGCGGTATGCGCCAGCGCGCGATGATCGCCATGACGATCGCCAACGACCCCAAGGTGATCATCGCCGACGAGCCGACCACCGCCCTGGACGTCACCATCCAGGCGCAGGTCCTCGAGGTGCTGAAGAAGGCTCAGGACGTCACCGGCGCCGCCATCGTGATGATCACTCACGACCTCGGCGTGATCGCCGGCTTCGCCGACCGCGTCCAGGTGATGTACGCCGGCAAGCCGGTCGAGTCCGGCGCGGTCGACGAGGTGTACTACGCCCCGCGGATGCCGTACACCATCGGCCTGCTGGGCTCGATCCCCCGGCTGGACAACACCGAGCGCAGGGCGCTCACCCCGATCGAGGGCACCCCGCCGTCGATGGTCGAGCTGCCGCAGGGCTGCCCCTTCGCCGCCCGCTGCCCGATCGCGATCGAGCGCTGCCGCGAGGTCGAGCCGATGCTCTCGATCAAGGAGGGCAACACCCACCCGACCGCCTGCCACCGCAGCCACGAGCTGGCCGGTTCGCTCGACCCGGCCACCATCTACCCGGTGCCGGAGATCCCGGCGCCGGTCGCGGCGGCGCGGCTGCCGCGCGAGGAGCGCCCGAAGGTCCTCGAACTCGACGGGCTGACCAAGCACTTCCCGCTTACCCAGGGCGCCGTGATCAAGCGCAAGGTCGGCGTGGTCAAGGCGGTGGACGGCATCACGCTGGACATCCGCGAGGGCGAGACGCTCGGCCTGGTCGGCGAGTCCGGCTGCGGCAAGACCACCACCCTGCTGGAGATCCTGGACCTGCCCAGCGGCCAGGCCGGCACCGTCACGGTGTTCGGCAAGGACGTCCGGGGCCTCGGCCGCGCCGACCGCAAGTCGCTGCGCCGGGACATGCAGATCGTCTTCCAGGACCCGATGGCGGCGCTGGACGCCCGGATGCCGATCGGCGACATCCTGGCCGAGCCGCTCAAGACCCACGGCTGGGCCAAGGACCGGATCGCCGCCCGGGTGCCCGAGCTGCTGGAGATGGTCGGCCTCAACCCCGACCACGCCGACCGCTACCCGCAGGAGTTCTCCGGCGGCCAGCGCCAGCGCATCTCGATCGCCCGCGCGCTCGCCCTGGAGCCCAAGCTGGTCATCCTGGACGAGCCGGTCTCGGCCCTGGACGTCTCCATCCAGGCCGGCGTGCTCAACCTGCTCGACGAGCTCAAGGCCAAGCTCGGCCTGAGCTACCTCTTCGTCGCCCACGACCTCTCGGTGGTCCGGCACATCGCCGACCGGATCGCCGTGATGTACCTGGGCCGGATCGTCGAGCTCGGTGACTCCGAGTCGATCTTCGACGCGCCGTCCCACCCCTACACCCAGGCCCTGCTGTCCGCCGTACCGCTCCCGGACCCGCGCCGGGAGCGCGAGCGGACCAGGATCCTGCTCACCGGTGACCTGCCCAGCCCGGCCAACGTGCCGAGCGGATGCCGGTTCCGCAACCGCTGCCCGAAGTACCTGACCCTCTCCGAGGGCGAGCAGCAGCGCTGCCGCGACGAGGACCCCGCGAACAGCAGCCTGGCCACGGACCACGTGGCCGCCTGCCACTACGCGGCCGCCCTCGAAGTGATCTGA
- a CDS encoding ABC transporter ATP-binding protein: MAEPILEVRNLVKHFPLTQGILFKRKIGAVQAVDGVTLTLHKGETLGIVGESGCGKSTLAKVLMNLERATAGEVLFKGEDISRLSGRALRAVRRNIQMVFQDPYTSLNPRMTVGDIIGEPYEIHPEVAPKGDRRKAVQDLLDVVGLNPEYINRYPHQFSGGQRQRIGIARGLALKPEIIICDEPVSALDVSVQAQVINLLDQLQTEFDLSYMFIAHDLSIVRHISDRVGVMYLGKMVEIGTEEQIYEHATHPYTQALLSAVPVPDPTGRESRDRIVLVGDVPSPANPPSGCRFRTRCWKAEERCATEAPLLAVPQVLSGPAAHDSACHFAEVRQPTAA, from the coding sequence GTGGCTGAGCCCATTCTGGAGGTCCGGAACCTGGTCAAGCACTTCCCGCTGACCCAGGGGATCCTCTTCAAGCGGAAGATCGGCGCGGTGCAGGCGGTCGACGGCGTGACCCTCACCCTGCACAAGGGCGAGACGCTGGGCATCGTCGGCGAGTCGGGCTGCGGCAAGTCGACGCTGGCCAAGGTGCTGATGAACCTGGAGCGGGCCACCGCCGGCGAGGTGCTGTTCAAGGGCGAGGACATCAGCCGGCTGAGCGGCCGTGCGCTGCGGGCCGTGCGCCGCAACATCCAGATGGTGTTCCAGGACCCGTACACCTCGCTCAACCCGCGGATGACGGTCGGCGACATCATCGGTGAGCCGTACGAGATCCATCCGGAGGTGGCGCCCAAGGGCGACCGCCGCAAGGCCGTCCAGGACCTGCTGGACGTGGTGGGTCTGAACCCGGAGTACATCAACCGGTACCCGCACCAGTTCTCCGGCGGGCAGCGCCAGCGCATCGGCATCGCCCGCGGCCTCGCGCTCAAGCCGGAGATCATCATCTGCGACGAGCCGGTCTCCGCGCTCGACGTGTCGGTGCAGGCGCAGGTGATCAACCTGCTGGACCAGCTGCAGACCGAGTTCGACCTGTCGTACATGTTCATCGCGCACGACCTCTCCATCGTCCGGCACATCTCCGACCGGGTCGGCGTGATGTACCTGGGCAAGATGGTCGAGATCGGCACCGAGGAGCAGATCTACGAGCACGCCACCCACCCGTACACCCAGGCACTGCTGTCCGCGGTGCCGGTGCCCGACCCGACCGGCCGCGAGTCCCGGGACCGGATCGTGCTGGTGGGCGACGTGCCCTCGCCGGCCAACCCGCCCTCCGGGTGCCGGTTCCGCACCCGGTGCTGGAAGGCCGAGGAGCGCTGCGCGACCGAGGCGCCGCTGCTCGCCGTCCCGCAGGTGCTGAGCGGCCCGGCCGCGCACGACTCGGCCTGCCACTTCGCCGAGGTGCGGCAGCCGACGGCGGCCTGA